In one Dama dama isolate Ldn47 chromosome 5, ASM3311817v1, whole genome shotgun sequence genomic region, the following are encoded:
- the LOC133055867 gene encoding DET1- and DDB1-associated protein 1-like encodes MADFLKGLPVYNKSNFSSFHANCLCKASNRRPPVYLPTQEYPSEQIIVTEKTNILLRYLQQQRDKKNAAKKKDQEQVNLEAESWASPCKIPRIYSQDWDDWDKDP; translated from the coding sequence ATGGCTGATTTTTTGAAAGGGCTGCCTGTCTACAACAAAAGCAATTTTAGTAGCTTCCATGCCAACTGTCTGTGCAAAGCCTCGAACCGACGTCCGCCAGTCTACCTGCCCACTCAGGAGTACCCGTCTGAACAGATAATTgtgacagaaaaaacaaacattctTTTGCGCTACCTACAACAGCAACGGGACAAAAAGAATGCCGCCAAGAAGAAAGACCAGGAGCAAGTGAACCTCGAGGCCGAGAGCTGGGCGTCCCCGTGCAAGATCCCACGGATCTACAGCCAGGATTGGGACGACTGGGACAAGGACCCTTGA